The window GCAATGCGCAAATCGGTATTGCTGCGCGCGGATTCGAGCCGGGTTCCCGATTTGTCCAATGAGCAGCGCCTGCGGTCCGGCACCACGCATTTCCGTGCGCACTGCGTTCAATGCCATGGCGCGCCCGGCGTGGCCCCCGAACCGTTCAGCTACGGAATGATGCCGGCGCCGGCCAACCTGGTCGCTGCCGCGCGCGAATGGGAACCGGCCGAGTTGTTCTGGGTAATTCGACACGGGATCAAGATGAGCGGCATGCCGGCATGGGAATACCGGCTGAGCGAGCAGGAAATATGGGACATAGTCGCTTTCGTCGAGCGATTGCCCACATTGTCGCCGCAAGAGTACGAGCAGTGGGGCAAACAGGTTCCCGCACAGGCGTCTCCGGCCCCGGCCAGGCTATCCGAAGCGGACAACGTCGCCCTCGGCGCCGGTGACGCGAAGGCCGGAGAACGCGCGCTGCAACAGTACCTTTGCGTGACTTGCCACCAGATACCAGGCGTCGCCGGCGCCAACCGCCATGTCGGGCCGCCCTTGAACGGCATCGCAGGCCGCCGGTATATTGGCGGCGTAGTGCTCAACACCCCGGAAAACATGGTGCGCTGGCTGCAGAATCCCAAGCAGTTCGCTCCCTTGTCTGCCATGCCCGATCTGGGCGTGACGAACAAGGATGCACGCGATATCGCCGCTTTCCTGTCTACCCTGGAGGATCTTGATTGAGCACTGACGATATCCATAGTCCGTATCCGCCGATTGCCGACTATGCCATGATCGGCGACTGCCATTGTGTGGCGCTGGTATCGCGCGCCGGATCGATCGACTGGTGCTGCATGCCGCGCATCGACGACGACAGTCTGTTTGGCCGGCTGCTTGACTGGAACAAGGGCGGCTTCTGCGCGATCACGCCGGTCGATCCCGGTTACACGTCCACACGTCGCTATCTGCCTGGCACGATGATGCTGGAAACCTGCTTCCGCACGTCGCAGGGCGAAGTCATGCTCTACGATTTTTTTGCCATGGAAGACGATGCGCTTGAACATCCGCGTTTCGATCACGTGCGCATCGTCGACGGCATTACCGGCGAAGTGGAACTGAACGTGGACATTTGCCCCCGTTTCGACTATGGAGAAATCATTCCGCGCATGCGCAGTCACGACAGCGGCGCCTATACGGCGATCGGCAGCAACAAGGGATTGATCATTTGCTGCAATGTCCCGCTTGACGTGGTCGAGCACCGCGATCTCAGCACCACAATGCGGGTCTCGAAAGGGCAGCGTATCCGGTTGATGCTGGAATTTCAGCTTCCCGAACTGATCGAGGCGGCGATCGCGGGCGGCCTGCCGGACGCGGCGCGCATAGACCGGGCGTTCGAGCACACCCAAGCCTGGTGGACTGACTGGGCGGGCCGCATCCGAGCGCCGTTTGAAGTGGACGAGCAGACGCTTCGCTCGGCGATCACATTGAAATCCTTGACCTTCGAGCGTACCGGCGCGATTGCAGCCGCGGCCACGACCTCGCTGCCGGAATCGATAGGAGGGCAACGAAACTGGGATTACCGCTTCAGCTGGATCCGCGATTCCGTCTTTACGGTACGGGTGCTGCACGATCTCGGCTATGTGCGCGAGGCAGACCGCTTTCATCAATTCATCGAGCGCAGTTCGGCCGGCAGCGCCGATGAGCTGCAGATCATGTATGGCGTCGACGGCAAGCGCCGCCTGACCGAGATTGAACTCGACTGGCTGGAAGGCTACCGCCAGTCGCGCCCGGTACGCATCGGCAACGGGGCGGCCAAGCAGCTGCAGATGGACATCTTTGGCGAGCTGGTGGAAATGGCTTGGCAATGGCATGCCAGCGGCCATCCGACCGAACCGGACTATTGGACTTTCCTGGTGGACGTGATCGACGCCGTATGCGAGCGCTGGCAAGAGCGCGACCATGGGATATGGGAAGTGCGTGCCGCACCGGCACATTATGTGCATTCGAAAGTCATGTGCTGGGCCGCCTTGAATCACGGCATACAGCTGGCCCAGGACAACAGTTTCGAGGCGCCCGTCGAGCACTGGACCAGGAGCCGCGACCTGCTGCGCCAGGCTGTGGAGACCAGCGGCTACGACCCGGAGCGCGGCGTCTTCGTCCAGACCTTTGATAACCGTTATCTGGATGCGGCGCTGTTGCTCATGCCGCGTGTCGGCTTCATCGCCTACGACGATCCGCGCATGTTGCGCACTACCGATGCGATTTGCAGTGAACTGGATCGCAAAGGCCTGCTGGTGCGATACAACTCGCCGGACAATCTCCCCGGGACCGAAGGCGTCTTCCTGCCGTGTACTTTCTGGCTGGTTGCCTGCCTCGCATGCCAGCATCAGCGAGAACGCGCGTGGCAGTATTACGAACGTGCGCTTGGGTGTGCCAACGATGTCGGGTTGTTCTCCGAGGAGTTCGACGTCGATCACCGGCTCATGCTGGGAAACTTTCCACAAGGGTTGACGCATGTGTCGCAGATCACTGCGCGACTGGCCTTGGCCGCGATGGAAGGATCATGTTAAGTACGCCAGCAGCAAAGCACTTAGCAACAGCAGAGCAAGCGCCGCGCCAACGCCTACCCAGCGATGGGTCATAAGCCAGAATTGCCAGCTGTATGCCTTGGCGTCTTGGTCGAACCGTCCATGCGCGCCATGGTCGTCTGGTACCGCGGAATACAGATTGTCCTGCCGGTCGGCGGAAACCGGACGGTCGGTTTGCTGGCCTGAATAGGCAAGCCGCGCCAGCATACGGTCGAGAAGACCGGGGAAAATACGGGTGCCGAGAATTGCCTTTGCCGCAGGAAACCCCACCCAAAGCTCCCGCCTTCTATGCTGCGATGCCCAGAAGATCGCCTCCGCGGCAAGTTCGGGCTGGAAGATCGGTGGTAGCGGTTGCGGTTGCTTGTCCATGCAGGTTTTGCCCCAGTCGAATTGAGGGGTGTTGAAGGCCGACAGATGCACCATGGTGAGATGTACCCGGCTCTTGTCGTGGATAAGCTCTGAGCGCAACGAATCGGTAAAGCCGCGCAAGGCGCTTTTGGCGCCGCAATACGGGGCTTGCAGCGGAATGGAGCGGTAGGCGAGGGCAGAGCCCACTTGCACGATCGTGCCATGATCACGCGGTTTCATGCGCTTGAGCGCCGCAAGCGTTCCCCAGACAGCGCCAAGATAGGTAACCCGCGTCGCCCTTTCAAAATCTTCCGGCGCAATCCGCTCGAATGGACAGAAGATGGTTGCCATCGCATTGTTGACCCAGACATCGATCGTCCCGAACTCTTCTTCAATACGGGCCGCTGCAGCCTCCACCTGGGCGTGATCGGCAATGTCGGCGCATAGTGCAAGCGCGACGCCACCCGCCGCCTCGACATCCTTGCGCGCGCCTTCCAGTCCATCCGCGCCGCGCGCAATCAGGCCGACACGCCACCCGCGTCTGGCGAAGGCAATGGCGCTGGCGCGGCCAATGCCGGCAGAAGCGCCTGTGATGACAACACAGCGGGCTGGGTCGTTCATTGCATCTCTCTTCCTGTCTTCATAATGCGCCTGGGATAAATGACAGACCGGAAAGCAGCAATTTCGATCCCTGTTGCTGCACCGGAGACAGGAGGCTTGGAGCTTCCGTTTCTCCCGCGTAAATTGTCAGACACCGCGCACTGCAGGTTGACTGACTCGCCGCCAATCCGTTCTGTCGGGGCATTCCCCGGTTGCCGGGGGGAGAAATGCCTGTAGAATCAACGCCAATAATTAACTGCGATTAACTGAGACAAAGACGTTTCCGTCGAGGGTATTGTGCGATTCAACAAATTGGATCTCAATCTGCTGGTGGCGCTTGATGCGCTGCTGGCTGAACGTAGCATCACGAAAGCGGCGCGTCGCCTCAATCTGAGCCAATCCGCGACCAGCGGCGTGCTGGCCCGACTGCGCGAGTATTTCGACGACGACTTGCTGGTCCAGGTTGGACGCAATATGGTGCCAACCGCGCTCGCGGAAAGCCTGATCGAGCCGGTCAGCAATATCCTGCTGCAGATCGAAGCCACTATCGAAACGCGCGCCACCTTTAATCCCGCCGAATCGCAGCGTCATTTCCGTATCGTCGCTTCCGACTATGCGACCTGTGTGGCGGTCGCGCATCTGGTGCGTCAGCTGAGCATCGATGCACCGGGCATCACGCTGGATATCATCATGCCAAGCCAGGCAACGCTCGAGCGTGCCGAGCGCGGTGGCATCGATCTGGTGCTTATTCCGCGGAACACACCGGGCATGGAGGAAGCGGCATCCGAACTGCTGTTCACCGACACATACAGCTGCGTCATATGCGCCAATAATCCCCTGGTCGGCGAACGCCTGACACTGGAAGACTATCTTGGCATGGCCCATGTCGCCACCCGCTTCGGCGACCATACTTCGATGTTCGAGGACTGGTTTTTCGATCGGGCGGGATTGCATCGGAGGATCGAACTGACCGCCAGCCAGTTCAATACCCTGCCGCAGCTGGTGCTGGGTACCCGACGCATTGCCACCATGCACACGCGCATGGCCCTGATTTCCGCCAATTACTATCCGATCCGCGTTCTGCCTCCGCCGATGGCGATCCCCGAGGTGGAAATGATGATGAAATGGCATCGCTATCTCGACAACGATCCGGGACATCAATGGCTGCGGCAGGCGTTTCGGTCCGTCATGCAGAAACAGCCGGCACGTCCCGGCGCATGAAGTCCGCTGCGCTTTCCGTGCTTTGAGGTATCGGAAACGTCGATAGAAGACATCGGAACATTCCATTTCTCCAATAGCTGCACGCGCGATACCATCCTTGCAAAACAAGCTGCAGAACAAGCCGCACTAGGGCAGGGCAGCATACGACATTTGGCAGCCATACTCCGGCGCTGCCTGCATAGGAGACATCGCCCCATGAAACGCGCAACCTGACGTTCTCCCGCCGCTCGACCGGCTTTTTTCATACCTACGTTCGATCGCTGCATCACCCGCCTGGCGTGATGCGCGCGAGGCATTTTGCGTCTGTGTTCCAGACCTTCAGCTCATTGAGGATTGCTCGATGCACACCTTTATTCATCACGTCTGCCAGGCCACAATGCTTGCAGTGCTCGCGGCGCATGCCTGGTTGCCCTCCACGGCGGCAGCGACGCCGGTCACCGGTGTACTGGAACGACCCGCTCCGCGCATCGAGCGGCTGCATACCCGGACCTACCTTGCACTTGCTCCGGCCGGGAACCGCATCGTCGCGGTAGGGGAGCGCGGCCTCATCGCATTATCCGACGATGACGGGAAAAGCTGGCGCCAGGCGAATTGTCCGGTCAGCGTTACCCTGACCGGAGTCGCCTTCGCCGACGCGCATACCGGATGGGCAATCGGACATTCCGGCGTGGTGCTGCATACCATTGACGGCGGTCTGACTTGGGCCATGCAGCTCGATGGCGTGCGCGCCGCGCGCATTATCGACAATTCAGTCAGGGAACGCGGCGACACCGGCGGCGCACTGGCGAAAGTGGCAGCGCAGTTGGTGGCGGACGGCCCGGACAAGCCTTTTCTCGACCTGCAGTTCAGCGATGCGCGCCATGGCATCGTGACCGGCGCTTATGGATTGATCTTTGCAACTGCCGATGGCGGCAAGTCATGGCAATCGCTGATGCATGCCCTGCCCAATCCGCGCGGTCTGCACTTGTATGCGGTGCGCATGATTGGCCACGCCGTCTGGGTCGCAGGAGAGCAAGGCTTTCTTGCCTTGTCACGTGACCAGGGCAAAACCTTCGCGCGCATCGAGACGCCTTATCGCGGCAGCTACTTCACGATGCTGCCGACCGCCTCCGGCATGGTGGTCGCCGGCCTGAAAGGTAATGCCTTCCATGTCGCTGGCGATGCATCCGATTTCCACAAGGTCGAAGGAGCGCCGCCGGTGTCATTCAGTGCCGCCACGGCGTTGCGCAGCGGCGGACTGGCTTTCGCCAACCAGGCCGGGCAAATCATGCTGTCGTTCGATGCCGGCAAGAGCGTCACTCCCATCGCCGTACCGTCATCCGGCCCGTTGACCGCGCTGCTCGAAGCAAGCGATCGCAGCCTGGTAGCCGGCGGCGTGAACGGTCTCGCAAGAATCGCGATGTCTGCAAACCAAGTCGATCACAGTGGAAACAGGAAATGAACATGCATCACGATGCTACCGACTTCAATGCCGTCGATCTCAAAAACTTCGACACACAATCCGGCTCGCTGGCGGAGCGCCTTTTATTTAACAACCGCGCAATCGTGGTGGCGCTTTGCTTGTTGCTTACGGTGATTCTTGGCTGGCAGGCGACGAAGCTGCAGCTCAACGCCAGCTTCGAGGACATGATCCCCAAGGGCCATCCTTACATTGCGAATTACCTGCAAAACAAGAAGGATCTGGCAGGTCTGGGCAATGCAGTGAGGGTCGCGGTCGAAGCAAAGGGCGGAAATATCTACGATCCGGCTTATCTGGCTGCGCTGCAAAAGATCAGTGATGAAATCTTCCTGTTGCCGGGCGTCGACCGGGCTGCAATGAAGTCCTTGTGGACGCCTTCCACGCGCTGGGTAGGCGTGACCGAAGACGGCATGGACGGCGGCCCGGTGATACCGAACGACTACGACGGATCGGCGCAAAGCGTCGCACAGGTCAAATTGAACGTGCAGCGTTCGGGTCAGATCGGACAGCTGGTGGCACGCGATGGAAAGTCGAGCATCATCTATGTATCGCTGCTCGCCACGGACAGCCAGACCGGCCAGCCGCTCGACTACGCCGCGTTCTCCACGCGCCTGGAAAACATTCGCGCCAAATACCAGAACGACAACGTCAACATCTATATCGTCGGTTTCGCGAAAGTGATCGGTGACCTGATCGACGGGCTCAGGTTGATCCTGCTGTTTTTCGGCGCCGCGATCCTGATTGCCGCCGGCATGCTCTACTGGTACACGCGCTGCGTGCGCAGCACCACGCTGGTCGTGGCCTGCTCCTGCGTGGCTGTCGTGTGGCAGCTCGGTCTTCTGCCGATGCTCGGTTACAGCCTCGATCCTTATTCCGTGCTGGTTCCGTTTCTGGTGTTTGCGATTGGCATGAGCCACGGGGCGCAAAAGATGAACGGCATCATGCAGGATATCGGCCGCGGCGCACACAAGGCGGTCGCCGCCCGATTTACATTTCGCCGACTGTTTCTTGCCGGCTTGACCGCGCTTCTGTGCGACGCCGTCGGATTCGCGGTGCTTGCGGTCATCGATATCAAGGTCATTCAGGATCTCGCCGCGATTGCCAGCATCGGCGTCGCCGCATTGATTTTCACCAATCTTATCCTGCTGCCGATCCTGCTGTCGTATATCGGCGTCAGCTCTCTCGCCGCCAGACGCAGCCTCCAGGCAGATATGGCTGACGCCAATGCAGGAAGCAAAACCGGCCTCTCGGTCTGGCATATGCTTAACCTGTTCACGCAAAAGCACTGGGCCACCGGGGCCATCGTCGTCGCGGCCGTGCTGGGCATCGGAGGCTATCTCGTCAGCCTGCAACTCAAGATCGGCGATCTTGATCCCGGCGCGCCGGAGCTGCGGGCGGACTCCCGCTACAACCGCGACAATGCATATGTGGTCAAGAATTACGCGGCGAGCAGCGACGTGTTTGCGATCATGGTGAAGACGCCCGACAACCGCTGTTCCGATTACCACACGCTGATGCGCGTCGATGCACTTGAATGGCAACTGGCGCAGCTGCCCGGCGTGGAAACGACCAATACGCTGGCACTGCTCAATCGCCGCGTCATTACCGGCCTCAACGAAGGCAACATGAAGTGGTACGACCTGCTGCACAACCAGAGTTCGCTGAACATGGTGACCGCTGGTGCACCGCGCGGCCTGTATAACGATGCATGCAACCTACTGACCATGTATGTGTATCTGCAGGATCACAAGGCAGACACGCTGACCCGTGTGGTCGATGCGATCGAACAATTCGCCAAGGAAAACAATACAAAGGAAGTGAGCTTCCAGCTGGCGGCCGGCAATGCGGGCATCGAGGCGGCAACGAACATTGTGGTCAAGGATGCCAGTCGCGAGATGTTGTATTGGGTCTACGGCGCGGTGATTTTGTTGTGCCTGATCACCTTCCGTTCCTGGCGCGCGGTGATCTGCGCCGTGGTGCCGCTGATCCTGACTTCCATCCTGTGCGAGGCGCTGATGGTATGGCTGAACATTGGTGTCAAGGTTGCCACGCTGCCTGTCATTGCACTGGGCGTCGGCATCGGTATCGACTATGCGCTGTATGTGATGAGTATCATGCTGGCCCGCATGCGTGCCGGCGACAGCCTGTCCGTGGCGTATTACCAGGCGCTGCTTTTTACGGGCAAGGTGGTCTTGCTGACCGGTGTCACGCTCGCGGTCGGCGTCTTTACCTGGGTGCTTTCCCCGATCAAGTTCCAGGCAGACATGGGGCTGCTTCTCGCATTCATGTTTCTGTGGAATATGGTTGGCGCGCTCGTCCTGTTGCCCGCGCTCGCACACTTCCTGTTGCCCGGCAAGCGGCACGCGGAGGAGGCCGCTGTCGCGGACGACAAGCTGGTGCAACCATTGAACGTGGCATGAGGCCAGGATGTATCGCGTGCGCCGATACGAAAGATCGCAACAATGGATTTTACTAATACCGGCGGCAAACTTAAGATCAATGCACAACAGTCCGGGACGCAACGGCACTAGAGCAGTTTCACCCTTACTGTACCGTCGATCCCGGACGCTTTGCCCGCGGCACGGCGTTGCGACTCCTTGCCATGGCTCGCCATGTCGCGTCGCCGCGCCTTGTTCCACAGGCAAATCGCCTCGGCCTCGCCTGGTAAAGTCAGGGTGAAACTGCTCTAGCGGCGAACCCGGGCGCAATAAGAAGAGCGCACCGCATAACAGATGCGTGGACGTGTATCCCACTTCAGGAGAAATGCAATGAGACAGCATCCCTATCCGCTCGCAACCGTAATGCGAAGACATTCTCATTGCATCATGCCGATCTAATCCGGCCTTATACCAATCCGACCGATTGCTGCGGCGCTTCGCTGGCGCCGTAGGAAGCGCTCGTCTCATCGCAGGGGTATGCCTGCGATGCAGCGACAAAAAATATTAAAGAAGCGGAAAAACCAGTTCAACGAAGAGGAGAGTACATGAAGAACCCGAGGGCAACCCAGGCGCAGCACCTGTTTATCCGCAAGCCGATGGCCAATGTCGTGGCATTGCTGTTCGCAGGCGCTATTGCGCCGGCCGCGCTTGCGGTGGAAATTGACGTGGGCAATCCGGATGTAAAGGTTCGCTTCGACAATACGGTCAAGTACAGCACGGCGTTTCGCCTGAAGGATCAGTCGCCGGCGCTAAGCAGCTGCGCAACTTGCCTTAACCAGAACGACGGCAACAATAACTTCAACAAGGGCATGGTTTCGAACCGCGTCGATCTCCTGAGCGAGTTCGACGTGATAGCACAGAACTTCGGATTGCGCGTGAGCGGCGCGGCCTGGTACGACGCCAAGTACAACACCGCTAACGACAACAACACCTTCACATCGAACAGCATTCCACGCAACGCTTTTCCGGACGCCACGCGCGAACTGATGGGACGCAAGGCGGAACTGCTCGATGCCTTCGTGTTCGGCAAAGGCGAGATCGGCGACATGCCGGCTTCCTTTCGCCTTGGCCGGC is drawn from Noviherbaspirillum saxi and contains these coding sequences:
- a CDS encoding c-type cytochrome, which gives rise to MKIKIRTIVILLVLGMTTAAGLIYFGIYNVAATEQHTAPVYKLLEYAMRKSVLLRADSSRVPDLSNEQRLRSGTTHFRAHCVQCHGAPGVAPEPFSYGMMPAPANLVAAAREWEPAELFWVIRHGIKMSGMPAWEYRLSEQEIWDIVAFVERLPTLSPQEYEQWGKQVPAQASPAPARLSEADNVALGAGDAKAGERALQQYLCVTCHQIPGVAGANRHVGPPLNGIAGRRYIGGVVLNTPENMVRWLQNPKQFAPLSAMPDLGVTNKDARDIAAFLSTLEDLD
- a CDS encoding glycoside hydrolase family 15 protein, whose translation is MSTDDIHSPYPPIADYAMIGDCHCVALVSRAGSIDWCCMPRIDDDSLFGRLLDWNKGGFCAITPVDPGYTSTRRYLPGTMMLETCFRTSQGEVMLYDFFAMEDDALEHPRFDHVRIVDGITGEVELNVDICPRFDYGEIIPRMRSHDSGAYTAIGSNKGLIICCNVPLDVVEHRDLSTTMRVSKGQRIRLMLEFQLPELIEAAIAGGLPDAARIDRAFEHTQAWWTDWAGRIRAPFEVDEQTLRSAITLKSLTFERTGAIAAAATTSLPESIGGQRNWDYRFSWIRDSVFTVRVLHDLGYVREADRFHQFIERSSAGSADELQIMYGVDGKRRLTEIELDWLEGYRQSRPVRIGNGAAKQLQMDIFGELVEMAWQWHASGHPTEPDYWTFLVDVIDAVCERWQERDHGIWEVRAAPAHYVHSKVMCWAALNHGIQLAQDNSFEAPVEHWTRSRDLLRQAVETSGYDPERGVFVQTFDNRYLDAALLLMPRVGFIAYDDPRMLRTTDAICSELDRKGLLVRYNSPDNLPGTEGVFLPCTFWLVACLACQHQRERAWQYYERALGCANDVGLFSEEFDVDHRLMLGNFPQGLTHVSQITARLALAAMEGSC
- a CDS encoding SDR family oxidoreductase, coding for MNDPARCVVITGASAGIGRASAIAFARRGWRVGLIARGADGLEGARKDVEAAGGVALALCADIADHAQVEAAAARIEEEFGTIDVWVNNAMATIFCPFERIAPEDFERATRVTYLGAVWGTLAALKRMKPRDHGTIVQVGSALAYRSIPLQAPYCGAKSALRGFTDSLRSELIHDKSRVHLTMVHLSAFNTPQFDWGKTCMDKQPQPLPPIFQPELAAEAIFWASQHRRRELWVGFPAAKAILGTRIFPGLLDRMLARLAYSGQQTDRPVSADRQDNLYSAVPDDHGAHGRFDQDAKAYSWQFWLMTHRWVGVGAALALLLLSALLLAYLT
- a CDS encoding LysR family transcriptional regulator produces the protein MRFNKLDLNLLVALDALLAERSITKAARRLNLSQSATSGVLARLREYFDDDLLVQVGRNMVPTALAESLIEPVSNILLQIEATIETRATFNPAESQRHFRIVASDYATCVAVAHLVRQLSIDAPGITLDIIMPSQATLERAERGGIDLVLIPRNTPGMEEAASELLFTDTYSCVICANNPLVGERLTLEDYLGMAHVATRFGDHTSMFEDWFFDRAGLHRRIELTASQFNTLPQLVLGTRRIATMHTRMALISANYYPIRVLPPPMAIPEVEMMMKWHRYLDNDPGHQWLRQAFRSVMQKQPARPGA
- a CDS encoding WD40/YVTN/BNR-like repeat-containing protein: MHTFIHHVCQATMLAVLAAHAWLPSTAAATPVTGVLERPAPRIERLHTRTYLALAPAGNRIVAVGERGLIALSDDDGKSWRQANCPVSVTLTGVAFADAHTGWAIGHSGVVLHTIDGGLTWAMQLDGVRAARIIDNSVRERGDTGGALAKVAAQLVADGPDKPFLDLQFSDARHGIVTGAYGLIFATADGGKSWQSLMHALPNPRGLHLYAVRMIGHAVWVAGEQGFLALSRDQGKTFARIETPYRGSYFTMLPTASGMVVAGLKGNAFHVAGDASDFHKVEGAPPVSFSAATALRSGGLAFANQAGQIMLSFDAGKSVTPIAVPSSGPLTALLEASDRSLVAGGVNGLARIAMSANQVDHSGNRK
- a CDS encoding efflux RND transporter permease subunit, translating into MHHDATDFNAVDLKNFDTQSGSLAERLLFNNRAIVVALCLLLTVILGWQATKLQLNASFEDMIPKGHPYIANYLQNKKDLAGLGNAVRVAVEAKGGNIYDPAYLAALQKISDEIFLLPGVDRAAMKSLWTPSTRWVGVTEDGMDGGPVIPNDYDGSAQSVAQVKLNVQRSGQIGQLVARDGKSSIIYVSLLATDSQTGQPLDYAAFSTRLENIRAKYQNDNVNIYIVGFAKVIGDLIDGLRLILLFFGAAILIAAGMLYWYTRCVRSTTLVVACSCVAVVWQLGLLPMLGYSLDPYSVLVPFLVFAIGMSHGAQKMNGIMQDIGRGAHKAVAARFTFRRLFLAGLTALLCDAVGFAVLAVIDIKVIQDLAAIASIGVAALIFTNLILLPILLSYIGVSSLAARRSLQADMADANAGSKTGLSVWHMLNLFTQKHWATGAIVVAAVLGIGGYLVSLQLKIGDLDPGAPELRADSRYNRDNAYVVKNYAASSDVFAIMVKTPDNRCSDYHTLMRVDALEWQLAQLPGVETTNTLALLNRRVITGLNEGNMKWYDLLHNQSSLNMVTAGAPRGLYNDACNLLTMYVYLQDHKADTLTRVVDAIEQFAKENNTKEVSFQLAAGNAGIEAATNIVVKDASREMLYWVYGAVILLCLITFRSWRAVICAVVPLILTSILCEALMVWLNIGVKVATLPVIALGVGIGIDYALYVMSIMLARMRAGDSLSVAYYQALLFTGKVVLLTGVTLAVGVFTWVLSPIKFQADMGLLLAFMFLWNMVGALVLLPALAHFLLPGKRHAEEAAVADDKLVQPLNVA